TGCCACTATCACAACTCATTTTTGTCCAAATTGGCGTCAGACAGGGATTACTTTAATTTTCAAGATCAAATCGGTAATTTGAAGATTTCTTGTGTTAATATGCAAAAATTTCCCTGCAGTAAAAAGTGTATGCAGATGTGGTGTTCGCGTGTGTGTTGCCATGTAATCAAGGAAGAAAATCAAATGTTATAACAATAAAGtatggtttgatatttgtgtTGTTTATTCAGGTCGAGAATTTGAATTAATACTAGTATCAGCTAACCATGTGGTCAACTCCCCTTATGTCATCCTCAAGAGGAAGTTTCAAGGGTGGAACTCAATTTCTTACTCATATTAAGATCTTGAGGAGAGAAACCAtcacttaaaatatataaaatgaacATGTAAGAGAATGATGTTGACCACATATGTTGAACATGTAagttcccaaaataaataaataaataaatatggataTGTATATCCAACCAGATATAGAGGCCGGGAGAAATTCAGGCCAGCCTTCGACACCTTGTTCATGCTTACGACTTGGTCCATCTGGAAGGAATGAAATGAGTGTTTCAGCAGAAATTCGCCTCCGCCGAGATGGTCTACACTCTTATCCGAGAAGAACTGGCGATTTGGAAAGCAGtaggattttttaaaaattttcaatgacAATGGATAGATCGATGGTCTGctatttcttttgttcttctttttcatACTGTTCTTTTGCcatataattttatctgtATTTTTTCCTCCCAACCCTTAATGAAAAATCTAGCCATCCTACTTTGGGGGTGGctcggcaaaaaaaaagatatagaggccggataaaaatattcttctctaaaaaagagagagaatgatGTTGAAATAGGTACAATCCATTAATTACAACATTCTTCACATCCATTAATTTACAGCTAACATCAAGAAATGTCCTAGGTAGGAAAGCCTGATGATTTACATGATTTTTCATGGAGATGGTATCTCAAACAAAAGGGATTTACATGTTTTATCATACACACAACCAAAACATTAAACCGCAACTATCAATCAGGTCGTCTCAGttaaaaatttcattaagacGGTGATCCATGATCCTTGAGATGGCTTCCATGAAGCCCTCTTCACTTGTCCCAGGAAGGACAATATTTTCTGCCTCTTCAACAATCTCTTCGATCTTCGATTTGGTTGTGATGTTCTCCCTACACAACATGTTACCAATCTCATAAGGAGTTAGGCCTCTCGCAACACCCTTCTTTAGCATCATGGTGCTTACACGAAGAACACGAACACATTTAGAGGATGGTTCACAACCATGGAGCTTGAGCAACTTGACATCCTCTTCCTCATTAAGTGACTTTACGTAGTTGATGGTTTCATCATTGAAAGGTTGGCGTGCTTGGGGCCAATAAAGCCAATCAAATGTGCAGTCTTCGAACTGTAGATTGGTAAGGCAGATCAATTACTAAatctaaaatagttcaaaTATTGGTTTCTAACGTGTGAGAAAAGAATCATCACTAGTAACCAACTTAATGGTTGGATAATTTACTGATGCTTAAAAAGTGGAACATAGTGAGCGGTAAagtttaactatttttaaggTGAGTGGTGACTAAATGGGAGATCATAGATTGTACAAGTTGATTCATCTACATTTCAAAAGTAATTTTCCTAATGAAAGCAATCCTACTCCTTACAAAAGAGCaaagacaaaacaaaatacttaCACTTTCAGGCAAACAATATCCATGATCAATTGGCACCAGCCCAATCTGCCCATTCTCATCCTTATGGATCAATATGTTGCCACCATGGCGATCTGTATTAGCCAgtctcatatccaaaatagCGATCTTATGCACCTCTCGCACAGGGAAAAAAGTTGGACCAATGTCCTCGCAACTCCCAGAATTCTTCATGAACATCTGCAAGGATCCAATTTTTGGTTTGTTCTCCGTGCAATCACATCGAGTCTGATCAGtagaaacatgcatgcatcgaaCAAGAACAGTTGGAGGGACACCAGCAAACCCATGCTCATCACACGCACGATATCCGCTAATGGGATGGTCAAGAATGTACGCAGCAACCTCCCTGAATGCACCTTCACCAACTCGTGTTCCTCTCTTTAACCCTTCCCCATCGCTCGACAAAGGGTACCCGTTAGGATTGTCCTTCGCCATTGGCTCTTCATTTACCGGCTTAAAAACCGCAACATACTCTTGACCTGATGGATCTAGCATGAAGTAGACTCCCCCAGTGCCCTCTGAGGACATCACGGGTGTGTGCTTCTTTTCTAGTCCAGCAAGTGTAGCTTGGATCATACCCATAATAGTTGGAGTAAGGGTAACACTTGGGTTGACAAGAACCGGTTCGATCAATGGATATTTCTTCACGCCAACATCAGATTGAAATGTATTTCCAATGTTAGCACCAATAATAGATAGTTGCTCAAAACATTTATCTATTTCTTTTCCACTAAACTTGTCATCAATACCAAAACTATCTTTCTCACAAACATTGGAGATAAGTGTAATTTCGTCAAACTTTTCACCACTGACCAAAGACATGCTCTGTTTAATATCATAGGggcattcaaaatttttgtttatctcCTTCATGTGTCTAGTGTTTCGACCTTGGTCTACTTGGATCTTAAACTTCCTTCCATAAATT
This is a stretch of genomic DNA from Oryza brachyantha chromosome 1, ObraRS2, whole genome shotgun sequence. It encodes these proteins:
- the LOC102703825 gene encoding phosphatidylinositol 4-kinase gamma 4, with amino-acid sequence MASTGITVSPSNDALDLVIGQLDGDQSSCHTTEVMLLYLAVPGFPLTRMQVLESDSVAAVKLRIQNSKGFVARNQRLVFEGRELSRNDSRIRDYGVRYGSVLHLVIRLSDPRRTVVRTIYGRKFKIQVDQGRNTRHMKEINKNFECPYDIKQSMSLVSGEKFDEITLISNVCEKDSFGIDDKFSGKEIDKCFEQLSIIGANIGNTFQSDVGVKKYPLIEPVLVNPSVTLTPTIMGMIQATLAGLEKKHTPVMSSEGTGGVYFMLDPSGQEYVAVFKPVNEEPMAKDNPNGYPLSSDGEGLKRGTRVGEGAFREVAAYILDHPISGYRACDEHGFAGVPPTVLVRCMHVSTDQTRCDCTENKPKIGSLQMFMKNSGSCEDIGPTFFPVREVHKIAILDMRLANTDRHGGNILIHKDENGQIGLVPIDHGYCLPESFEDCTFDWLYWPQARQPFNDETINYVKSLNEEEDVKLLKLHGCEPSSKCVRVLRVSTMMLKKGVARGLTPYEIGNMLCRENITTKSKIEEIVEEAENIVLPGTSEEGFMEAISRIMDHRLNEIFN